Genomic segment of Simkaniaceae bacterium:
ATTTTAAATTCAAACAAGGCCGTGCCAATGATATGCAAGATGTAAAAAATATTGATGAATTTTTAAAAAATCATTTGTAAATTTTTTTATAGGATAAAGAACGCCGGGTATACTTGTTGGATTATAATAAATGATTTTATCTAAAATTATTAAAATATATTTTTTAATATTTACTTTAAGTTTTTGTGTAATTCAGTGTGAAGAAATTTCAGAAAATGAGATTCACAAGCTCTTAAGTCAATACAAAAGACCTTTTACTTTCTTATGCATTGGAAAGCCGATGCCCTCTTTTTTTTATATGACGTCCACTTATCCAAAAAGTTCATTTGTAATATGTCATTTATCGCTTTCAAATGAGATACAAGATCGATTTCGATCCTTTGATAATATTATTTGGTTAGCTCATCAGCTGAATGCAGGTGATATTGAAAATTTGTCCAAATGTGAAAATTTTGATGTCATTTTAGTTTCAGATAGAGATGATTCATTGATGCAAAGAAGACCGGATATGGTATTAAATTTGCAGAAAATGACACAATTTTTACTCATAAAATCCGGATCTGATTCTACGAACAGGTATCATTTTTTCGAAAAAAAAACAGATTCAACACTAGTTAAAACGTCGTTGATTCATCCGAGAAAGAGAAAAAGATCGTATACGATTGTTCACACGTTGAATGAAAAATATATTTGCAAGCACAGTCCTCAATCAATCAGAAAATGCGAATGGTATCCCGGTATTAATTTGTTAACCTATTTGCTATATAGAGGAAAATGGCCTCAAAGAAGCACACTCGTTTCACATATTCCGATTGATTACTCCCACACGGATTGGACTCCAAACAATATGATTGTTCAAGGAGATCGCATTAAATTAATAGATGGGGATGATCCTCTGTATCAAAATATAAAACCCGACCAAAGAATAAAAATTAATTTGGCTCAAAGGAAATTAAAACAACTTATTTTAAAGTCAGCCGGAGAGTCATTTGAAAAGACAAGAAAGAGATTCATACAAATTTATGGGTTTGGTCACTACTTTGATCAAGATGAAGTTGATGAATAAAGATCCTAAATAGGAGGTATATATGACAAAGTTAAAAGTTTTTTATTATTTTTTTTTGAGTCTTTCTTTAAATGCTTTTGCGAATGCAAAAAGTGACACCTTTGCAAGGTTTCGGAATGAGTATTTTATAGAAACGGGGTCATATCAAGGTGGGGGTGTTGAGAAGGCTTTAGAAGCCGGTTATAAGCATGTCTATTCAATAGAAATCCTTCCACAATATCATAATTTTTGTTTAAAGAAATTTAAAGGCAACTCCCGAGTTCATTTAATTCTCGGTGATTCCGTTAAAATTTTCCCTCAGATTCTAAAACAAATCGATCGTCCGGCGACTTTTTGGCTCGATGCTCATTTTTGTTCATACGATGGAAAGAGAAGACAAAAAGGGTATATGGCAAAGACGACATCACTTAAGGAAGAATTAATTGCCATTCGAAATCATCCGATCAAAACACATACGATTTTAATTGATGATGTGCGGTTATTTGAGTCAGACCATATGGAGAGAATAACTTTAAGTGAAGTTAAAAGCTTATTGAGATCGATTAACCCAAACTATCAAATTTATCGAATTGACGGTTCTTTTCCTAATGATATTTTAGTTGCAACGCCATAAGCCATGTTTAGGATATTACCCCGACTTGTTATTTTCTTTTGTTTTGTTAGTAGCTTTTTTTCTAGGGGGCTATTTTCAGATTCAAGAGACCAATTGAAGGTCCTTTGGGTTTCATATCCCCAAAAGCACTATTTCCAAGCGGATTGGATTGAATATTTGCTTTCTGATTTTAATACTCAGGTTTCTTTTGATCCCGATTTAAAACATTTAGAAAATGGATGCCTGCTCATTTTTTCTGAAAATTTAAAAAATGAGCACATTGCACTCATTAAGAAATTTGCTCACGATGGAAAAAAATTCGGCTTAGTTCATATTGGGGATGAAGCCTATAGAGCAAATATAGAGATATATCAATATGCATCGTTTGTCTTTCGAGAATACTACTCTCAAAAAATTGCACAGATATATCGACATGTCTTTTTTTTACCTCTTGGTTCCAAAAGGGGCTTTATTTTGAATAAGGCTTGTCATGAACTCCCCAAAATTTCAGATAGGCCCTACCTCTGGTCATTTATGGGACAAGTGACTAAAAGCTCAAGAAAGAGTATGATTGCCCACCTTAAACAATTAAAAGCTCAATCATTTTGCCATTTTAATCATTCGTTTAACAGTCAAGATTGCTTATCGACGGAGACATATCAACATGTTTTAAAAAATACAATTTTTTCTCCCTGTCCCAGAGGATGGATCAATCTTGATTCTTTTCGTCTTTATGAATCTCTAGAATCGGGATGTATCCCAATCGTTGAGAGGGGTAGGGATGCCTATTTCTTAAATGCTTTTAAAAATCCTCCTTTTCTTATTGTCAGATCTTGGAAGGAAGCGAGAAATGCCATTAAAAATTTGCAAAATGATCCGGAAGAAATTGAAAAGTTAAGGTTGCGCTGTTTTAATTGGTGGATAGAGGAAAAAAGACAATTAAAAAAATCGATACATGATCAGATAAGGAAAATCCAATAAAAATGAAATACCCTCTTTTTATTTTCACTTTCATTTTGCTTCAGAGTTTTCATCTCATGGGGAATGAGTCCTATAACTTACCCCCCCGGTATTTTAATGCTTCTATTCCACAAGCCCCAATTCGAATGAGTAGTGATCCTTTTATTTCGGGAGATTCTTTTCGCTTTATCTGCGATCATCATATCGACGAAACAAAACAACCTTTTTTTCCAACAAAGGTGAAAAAGGGGGATATTATTTATGTGACACCGGGCGCACTGAATTTTTTCTTCAAAAGAATCCATCCAAAAATATCTCAAAAATATATTTTGTTAACGCATAACTCAGATGAAGCATTTCCCGGACGTTTTGCAAAGAGATTGAATGATGATACCATTGCCTATTGGATGACGACAAATAATTTAATGCCGGATCATCCAAAAATGATCAGCTTACCTATTGGGATTGCAAATCGATACTGGCCTCATGGAGACGTTTCCTTATTTGAAAAAATTGTGAAGGAGTGTTATCCAAAGAAACATTTATTGGTTTTAAATTTTCTACCTCACACCAATCCAAAAATAAGAAAGCCCTTAAGAGCTTTTTATTTGAATAAACCTTTTTGTTACTGTTCTTCAGTTAAAGATTTGAGCGCATATTTAATAGATATGAAACAGTCCCATTTTATTTTAAGTCCATTTGGCAATGGGCTTGACTGTCATAGAACATGGGAAGCACTACTTATGGGGGCTATTCCTATTGTTGAGTCATCCCCCCTTGATTGTTTATTTGACGGATTACCTGTTTTGATTGTCAAAAACCTATACCTTTTAAATGAAACTTTTTTATTGGATCAAAAGAGTCGGTTTTCAAAGTTGAGATTCAACGCAGATAAAATATTTTTCAGTTATTGGAAGAAATTAATTGCATCTAAAAAAATCGAGATTATAGGTGAGAAAGACTAATTTTTTTCTGTTTTTATGTATCCTATGCCTTTTCTCCAAGTGTTTTTGTACATATAAAGTCTTGTTCGTAGGCTTTATTCCCAAGGGGGGCGAGGAACAAATTCAAAATAAATTAAACTCTACAGCCGTTTCATTAGGTTTTTATGAAGGGTGGTGGACGGTTATTACTGAAATGAAAAAGAGAGATATCGAACTTTCATTTCAAGAAAACACCTCCTTTTGCACTAATTATAAAAGAAATGATAAACGATGGAATGCACTCAAAGATTATTATGATTTATTTGTTTTTTACGATTTTCCAAACAGCTTAAACCCTTTTATCCCTTATCAATTGGGGGATAAATCAATACTGGTGCTTTCTGAGCCCCCAAGCGTCATCCCGAATCAATATGATTTGACGATCCTAAAAAACTTTGCTCGGGTATTGACATGGAGGGATGACTGGGCGGGAAACGAGAATATGAGAAAATTTTATTACCCTGTTCTCAAAAAATATCAGGGGGGAGATCCGTTTATAGAGCGGAAGTTAAGTTGTATGATTTGCAATAATAAGAGCTCATTAACCCCCGGAGAACTCTATTCCGAAAGAAAAAGAATCATTAAGTTTTTCAAAAAAGATTCACAAAATTTTGACCTTTTCGGAACAGGGTGGAATAAGAAAAAAATAGCCAATTATCAAGGCCAAATTCCATATAAGTACGATACTTTGAAACATTACCGGTTTAATTTTTGCCTAGAAAATATCAAGGGGGAAAAGGGATATATTACGGAAAAAATATTTGATGCTTTTGAAGCCGGATGTATTCCTATTTACCTAGGCCCTTCAAATATCGATGAATATATCCCTCATGATTGTTACATCAATTATGCTCAATTTCCTTCATTGAAGCATCTTAAACAGTTTATGTTAGATTTTACTGAGGATGAGTATCATCGATATATCGAGAATATTAAAAACTATTTAGAATCACGCGAAGTACAAAAATTTTCAGTCGATCATTATTCACAAATCATCTTGAAAGAGATTTTTGAACGGAGGCCAAGCTGCAATCTCCCTGATCAAGCCGGGAGCTCACGCGGCCAACGGATAGTGGTAGCCAATATGCCTTAACCGTCAAAAAATCTCCTCTATTCATCGAGGGATTTTTTTAATTACTTCAAATCAAATTCGTTTACAAATTCTGAAATCTTTTATAACCTTCCATCTTTTCATTCAATGGAGCGTGTATATGAGCAATTTTTTGATGCATTCTTTTGCGGTTTTACTTCTTTTTTTTACTTTCCCTTCTTTTGCAAGCATCAAAAAGAACCCCTTCAACATTGCAAAAACGTCAAGCGAGATAGCGGTTTCACGCAAATTTGTCGTTTTTGTCCCCTCCTTTAACAACGAAAAGTTTTGTGAGAAAAATTTGCAGTCGATATTCGATCAGACTTATGAAAATTATCGGGTTGTTTATATTGATGATTGCTCAACGGATGAGACTTTTAAAAGGGTTTCAAAAATCGTTTCCGAATCAGGTAAAATGGATAAAGTGATCATCGTCCGTAATCCGGTAAATCAAAAAAATCTGAATAACCTGTATGATTGTGCGCATAAATATTGCTCAGATGATGAAATCATCGTGAATTTAGATGGAGATGATTTTTTTGCCCATTCTGATGTGTTGAAGCATTTAAATGCATATTATCAATCGGATGACGTTTGGGTGACATGGGGGAGCTATATTCATTGGTCTACAGGGGCAAAAGGCAAGCACAGTAGGCCTGTGAGAACTAGAGCTCTACAACATTCAGTCATTCGAAATTTACCCTATTGTTATTCCCATTTGAAAACATTTTATGCAAAACTCTTTAAAAATATAAAAAGAGAACACTTAATGTTTAATAACAAGTTTATTCAACTGGCGCCTGATTTGCCAACAATGCTTCCACTCATTGAAATGGCGAGGACACATGCGTTTTTTATTCCCGAAGTGTTATATATCTATAATGATCAAAATTCACTCTCGGAACATCATGTCGTTAGAAGACAAGACTATCAAGATGTTTTCAAATATGTCTTTAGCTTACCGGCCTATGAGGCCATTCAAAAGAGAGACTGGTAAAATATAAGAATATGTATTGCTTTTATAAAAAGGTGTATCGTAAGTCCAACATCATAATGCTGTGTCTTTTAAGTTCTCATTTAAATTCTATGATTGCCTCTGAAACAGAGAGTCATGCTCAAACAGAACGGGTATATCATACTCAGATCAAAAAAGGTTTTTTTAAAAGAACGTTTAAAAAGCCCCCCGTTTTGAAAAAGGCACCTAAAAATAAGCCCTTAATCATTCCTAAGATTATCCATCAAATTTGGATAGGGGGAGCTCTTCCGGAAAAATATCAATGGATGACGGCGACTTGGAAGGAAAAACATCCCGACTGGACTTACATCCTATGGACAGATGATAAGGTTAAATATTTAGACTTAGTCAATCGTGATCAATTTGATCAGGCCCCAAATTATGGTGCAAAAGCTGATATTTTACGTTATGAATTGCTGGAGCGATATGGTGGGGTATATATTGATATTGATTACGAGTGCTTAAAACCTTTTGATCAGCTGCACTATGAGAATGAATTTTATGCCTGCGCCTTATCTCAATCTGAGGTGGCTAATGCAATCATTGGTTGTATTCCGCATCATCCTATTTTGAAACAGTGCATTGATCGGGTGAAAGGCGTTAAATTTGATGAAATAGATAACCAATCCATAATCAAATATGTTGGCCCTAAGATGCTTACTCATTGCATCTTTCGCTATTGGTGCCAATATAGAAAAAGCCCAATCACAGTCTTTTCAAAAGAATTTTCGTTCCCCATGCCGGCTCATAGAAGACATGATTACTGGAATGGCTTA
This window contains:
- a CDS encoding glycosyltransferase family 47 protein, which codes for MKVLWVSYPQKHYFQADWIEYLLSDFNTQVSFDPDLKHLENGCLLIFSENLKNEHIALIKKFAHDGKKFGLVHIGDEAYRANIEIYQYASFVFREYYSQKIAQIYRHVFFLPLGSKRGFILNKACHELPKISDRPYLWSFMGQVTKSSRKSMIAHLKQLKAQSFCHFNHSFNSQDCLSTETYQHVLKNTIFSPCPRGWINLDSFRLYESLESGCIPIVERGRDAYFLNAFKNPPFLIVRSWKEARNAIKNLQNDPEEIEKLRLRCFNWWIEEKRQLKKSIHDQIRKIQ
- a CDS encoding glycosyltransferase family 2 protein, which gives rise to MSNFLMHSFAVLLLFFTFPSFASIKKNPFNIAKTSSEIAVSRKFVVFVPSFNNEKFCEKNLQSIFDQTYENYRVVYIDDCSTDETFKRVSKIVSESGKMDKVIIVRNPVNQKNLNNLYDCAHKYCSDDEIIVNLDGDDFFAHSDVLKHLNAYYQSDDVWVTWGSYIHWSTGAKGKHSRPVRTRALQHSVIRNLPYCYSHLKTFYAKLFKNIKREHLMFNNKFIQLAPDLPTMLPLIEMARTHAFFIPEVLYIYNDQNSLSEHHVVRRQDYQDVFKYVFSLPAYEAIQKRDW